The Alkalibacter rhizosphaerae genomic sequence CCTTGACCACCGTCTTTGACCGGTTATATTGTTTCGTGATGGCTTTCTTTTCTTCCGGGCTCAAGATCCCGTCCCACTGCTCCAGTTCATAGAGCCAGGGAGCCGGTACGGCCAGCATGTTGTAATACAACTTTTCAAAATCGATATCCAGGGAGACCAGGTCGTTTTCTGCCATGTCTTCCAGTTTGTTGCTCTCCTTGATGCTTTCGTTTATTCCATCCAGAAAGCCCATGAAGTAAGCACTGCCTACACCAAAGCGATCTGCCAGTTCAAGAAAAGTCCCCTCTACATGAGATTCTTTCTTTCCTAGAAGATCTTCGTAGATGGTTTGTTCCTGATTGCAGAAATCATCCCAAAAAGCTTGCTGCTTTTCTTCCGATTCCATGGATTCCTGTACGGTGTTTTTCCATTGTTCATATAAAGTCATCCTGTGTCCTCCTCTTTCAATACGGGAAATTATACAACAAGTTCCACTGCATTACAACAATACCACTTCAAAATCTTTCTCCGCTTCCACTTCTTCGATTTCTCTCACTCGGACGTGATCCACCCTGGCGAACCGGTTGGGTCCTTCGTACAGGTAGTAGATAAAACGCTCTATGGGCACTTGGTCTCCCTGTGCATTGATTTCAACTGTAGAATCGGCATTGTTTCGTACATTGCCGGTGAGCCCCAGTTCCAAGGCGAGTTCCCTGGCAAACCATCGGAACCCCACACCCTGCACCCTTCCTTCGATCAGTAGATTCACTCTCATCGTCCTCTTCACCTCAACGACCATTATACCCATTTATTGCGGGAAACTTCAATCTTTATCTTGTTTATTCCATAATGGAACGGGTATAAACCCTAATATGAACCCACGAAAACATGGAAGAAGGAGTGTACAAAATGTCAAAACTTACAGCAACAGTTCAAAGCGGTGACTGGAAGAATGAAAAACACGTACCTGTGATAAAAGCACCGGAAAGCGCCAAAAAAGACGAGTCCTTTTTGGTCACCGTTGTAGTCGGCGAAGAGATCGCCCATCCAAACACCTTTGAGCATTATATCAAATGGATCAAGCTTTATTTCAAACCGGAAAGCGGAAAGTTTCCCATTGAGATCGCCACGGTTTCCTTTGATGCCCATGGAGAAGCCGGCGTCTTCACGGATTACTGTGCAGACGTTATGCTGAAGATCCAGGAATCCGGAGAATTGATGGCCATGAGCTATTGCAACATCCACGGATTGTGGGAAAACAGCATCTCCATTACATGCGAATGATCCAACTTTAAAAGGATGGGGTCCAATGACCCCATCCTTTTTTTCATATCATACTGGATTTTTTTCCACCCGCTCCGGATTCTTTGGCAAGCGAAGGATCAACACCAGACCCACACCAAAGAGGATGACCAGACTGAGAACCGCCTTTCGGATATCCCCTGTGATCAAAGTAATGGTACCGATCAGGATGGGTCCCATGATGGCGGCAAATTTTCCAAGGATGTTGTAAAATCCAAAAAACTCATTGGCGTTGTTTTTCGGGACGATCTTGGCAAAGTAGGATCTGCTCAAGGCTTGTATGCCCCCTTGGGCGGAAGCGATGAGGAATCCCAAAAATGCAAAATCCCAGATCGTCTCCATGCGAAAGGCCATGATGCAAACCAAAAAGTAGGTGATGATGCCGAAAATGATCATGTTTTTCGCAGAAAAACGTTTTGCCAGCATGCCGTAGAGCAGGGCAAAAGGAAAGGCAACCACCTGGGTCAACAGCAAGGCGATCATCAGACCGGTGGTATCCAGTCCGATCTGTTCGCCAAATACCGCCGCATTTCGAATGATCGTATCCACTCCGTCGATGTAGAAGAAGTAAGCAAGCAGAAAAATGGCAATGACCCGATATTTTCGTATGTTTTTAAAGGTGGCAAACATCCGCCGAAAACTGTTGGATACGGGATTTGGTTCCTTTGGGATATAGTGCTTCTGATGGACGTTTTTCAACATGGGCAAGGTGAACAAGCCCCACCAAAGCGCAGTGATCACAAAGGAGATCTTCGTCATCAGCAATACATCCAGACCGGAGAAATTGATCAGGAAGATGCAAAGAATAAAAGGAAAAACGCTGCTGATGTATCCAAAAGCAAACCCGGAAGAGGATACCCGGTCCATATTCTCATCCTC encodes the following:
- a CDS encoding MFS transporter, with amino-acid sequence MKLTKEEISWIFYDCGNSAYSIIITTAIFPIYFTSMAAASGASGAAATAWWNYGNAFATFIIVLLSPILGTIADYKSFKKRFFTFFALLGVAFTGFLALVPQTQWQVMMIFYVITVVGFAGSNIFYDAFLVDVSEDENMDRVSSSGFAFGYISSVFPFILCIFLINFSGLDVLLMTKISFVITALWWGLFTLPMLKNVHQKHYIPKEPNPVSNSFRRMFATFKNIRKYRVIAIFLLAYFFYIDGVDTIIRNAAVFGEQIGLDTTGLMIALLLTQVVAFPFALLYGMLAKRFSAKNMIIFGIITYFLVCIMAFRMETIWDFAFLGFLIASAQGGIQALSRSYFAKIVPKNNANEFFGFYNILGKFAAIMGPILIGTITLITGDIRKAVLSLVILFGVGLVLILRLPKNPERVEKNPV
- a CDS encoding SEC-C metal-binding domain-containing protein, with the translated sequence MTLYEQWKNTVQESMESEEKQQAFWDDFCNQEQTIYEDLLGKKESHVEGTFLELADRFGVGSAYFMGFLDGINESIKESNKLEDMAENDLVSLDIDFEKLYYNMLAVPAPWLYELEQWDGILSPEEKKAITKQYNRSKTVVKENKVGRNDPCPCGSGKKYKKCCGKAS
- a CDS encoding class II SORL domain-containing protein, with the translated sequence MSKLTATVQSGDWKNEKHVPVIKAPESAKKDESFLVTVVVGEEIAHPNTFEHYIKWIKLYFKPESGKFPIEIATVSFDAHGEAGVFTDYCADVMLKIQESGELMAMSYCNIHGLWENSISITCE
- a CDS encoding acylphosphatase, producing the protein MRVNLLIEGRVQGVGFRWFARELALELGLTGNVRNNADSTVEINAQGDQVPIERFIYYLYEGPNRFARVDHVRVREIEEVEAEKDFEVVLL